In Pedobacter sp. W3I1, one DNA window encodes the following:
- a CDS encoding glycoside hydrolase family 43 protein, which translates to MNKLQIKYLLTLLYLLFAGGLYAQTFTNPLLPSGADPYSYYKDGYYYYTHTTGNRVDLWKTKTLDGLKDAERKTIWRAPAGTMYSKEIWAPEVMFLRGKWYAYFAADDGRNENHRMYVLENASADPMKGEWVFKGKITDPADKWAIDGDVIDFKGQLYMIWSGWEGDENGRQEIFLARLKNPWTVEGKRVKISTPKFSWEKIGDLGGGAHVDVNEGPQFLPHGDKIFVIYSASGCWTDFYALGMLSASAKSNLLDPASWTKSDQPVFQQSLKDDVYAPGHNSFFKSPDGKEDWILYHANDKPGQGCGGFRSPRAQKFNWNTDGTPNFGTPVKAGLSLASPSNHNKK; encoded by the coding sequence ATGAATAAACTGCAGATAAAATACCTACTTACCTTATTATACCTACTGTTTGCAGGAGGATTGTATGCACAAACATTTACCAATCCTTTATTACCTTCAGGCGCCGATCCTTATAGTTATTATAAAGATGGTTATTACTATTATACCCATACCACGGGAAACCGGGTAGATCTTTGGAAAACCAAAACCCTTGATGGTTTAAAAGATGCAGAGCGGAAAACCATTTGGCGCGCACCTGCAGGAACCATGTACAGTAAAGAAATCTGGGCGCCAGAGGTGATGTTTTTAAGAGGTAAATGGTACGCTTACTTTGCTGCAGATGATGGGAGAAACGAAAACCACCGCATGTATGTTTTAGAAAATGCTTCTGCCGACCCCATGAAAGGTGAGTGGGTATTTAAAGGCAAAATTACCGATCCGGCCGATAAATGGGCCATTGATGGCGATGTAATCGATTTTAAAGGTCAGTTGTATATGATTTGGTCTGGATGGGAAGGAGATGAAAACGGCAGACAGGAAATTTTCCTCGCCAGGCTTAAAAACCCATGGACAGTAGAGGGTAAACGGGTAAAGATTTCTACTCCTAAATTTAGCTGGGAAAAAATCGGGGATCTTGGTGGGGGAGCGCACGTGGATGTAAACGAAGGGCCTCAGTTTTTGCCGCACGGTGATAAAATATTTGTCATTTATTCAGCCAGTGGCTGTTGGACAGATTTTTATGCCCTGGGGATGCTTTCCGCTTCGGCTAAAAGCAATCTGCTCGACCCTGCGTCCTGGACAAAATCTGATCAACCTGTTTTTCAGCAGTCGCTAAAAGACGACGTTTATGCGCCTGGCCATAACTCATTTTTTAAATCGCCGGATGGAAAAGAAGACTGGATCCTATATCACGCCAATGATAAACCGGGCCAGGGCTGCGGAGGTTTCCGCTCTCCCCGGGCCCAAAAGTTCAACTGGAATACCGATGGTACACCAAATTTTGGAACTCCGGTAAAAGCAGGATTGAGCTTGGCATCACCATCAAACCACAATAAAAAATAA
- a CDS encoding glycoside hydrolase family 43 protein → MKYLFALFLCFSIFYIGEKVFAKQLNDTIYLADPTIFLDKGVYYLYGTSSDEGFLVYSSNDLKNWIKPVGKNKGFALKKGGAFGSKGFWAPQVFKRGKTYFMAYTADEQIAIAHSNSPTGPFVQEELKAISGIGKQIDPFVFTDTDGKNYLYHVKLDRGNRIFVAELKDDFSDVIPETTSACLAGTETWENTAKTDWPVTEGPTVIKKENLYYLFYSANDFRNPDYAVGYATSSSPTGPWLKYAGNPIISKKILQINGTGHGDFFTDKSGQLQYVFHTHYNNHKVSPRATAIIKAGFVKDKNGTYQMQINAESFRFLMQSAAKTFKD, encoded by the coding sequence ATGAAATATCTTTTCGCCTTGTTTTTATGCTTTTCCATATTTTATATTGGTGAAAAAGTGTTTGCCAAGCAACTAAACGACACTATTTACCTGGCCGATCCAACCATTTTTTTAGATAAAGGCGTATACTATTTATATGGTACCAGCAGCGATGAAGGTTTTCTGGTTTATTCCTCAAATGATCTTAAAAACTGGATTAAACCCGTTGGAAAAAATAAGGGCTTTGCATTAAAAAAGGGCGGTGCCTTCGGAAGCAAGGGTTTTTGGGCCCCACAGGTATTTAAAAGAGGTAAAACCTATTTTATGGCCTATACCGCTGATGAACAGATTGCTATTGCACACAGTAATAGTCCGACAGGCCCTTTTGTACAGGAAGAATTAAAAGCAATATCAGGTATAGGGAAACAGATCGATCCATTTGTATTTACCGATACCGATGGGAAAAATTATCTCTATCATGTGAAGCTTGACCGTGGCAACCGGATTTTTGTAGCAGAACTAAAAGATGATTTTTCGGATGTAATCCCGGAGACAACAAGTGCTTGTTTAGCAGGAACAGAAACCTGGGAAAATACGGCGAAAACCGATTGGCCGGTAACCGAAGGACCAACGGTAATCAAAAAGGAAAATCTTTACTATCTTTTTTATTCGGCAAATGATTTCAGGAATCCCGATTACGCAGTGGGTTATGCCACTTCAAGCTCACCTACCGGGCCATGGTTAAAATATGCAGGCAATCCTATCATCAGCAAAAAGATCTTGCAAATAAACGGAACGGGACATGGAGATTTTTTTACCGATAAAAGCGGCCAGCTGCAATATGTGTTTCATACCCATTACAATAACCACAAAGTATCGCCAAGGGCTACTGCCATTATAAAAGCCGGTTTTGTAAAGGATAAAAACGGAACCTATCAGATGCAGATCAATGCGGAGAGCTTTCGGTTTTTAATGCAAAGTGCAGCAAAAACATTCAAGGATTAA
- a CDS encoding IS110 family transposase, whose protein sequence is MIGTTKFFIGIDVSKPYFDVALMAVVNHVKQEIATARFDNTAPGIKLFEKWLKSQKTTFNEDSLIVIENTGIYHRLIWTFCSNRNLPIHIGNAAHIKWSFGIARGKNDKIDSIRLCNYAFKEADDLKATAALDPELMLLKDLISARTKLLKQRSGISVSVKELGNVNGKEHQKLIEKALKNAIEGIAKSIKNLEDQIKKIITGNQDFKQNYKLLLSIPGIGHVTAVYLIGCTGNFAGRPSGKELACYAGVAPFEHSSGISIKGKSKVHRMANKELKRLLHMCALSLIQHNQEFKTYYNRKKDEGKHSMSIINAVRNKIALRVAAVIKNQASYKNNYNIAA, encoded by the coding sequence ATGATTGGCACTACAAAATTTTTTATCGGGATTGATGTTTCCAAACCTTACTTCGATGTTGCATTGATGGCCGTTGTGAACCATGTAAAACAGGAGATAGCAACCGCACGGTTTGACAACACAGCACCAGGGATAAAGCTATTTGAGAAGTGGTTGAAATCGCAGAAAACCACGTTCAATGAGGACTCCTTGATTGTCATAGAAAATACCGGGATCTATCACCGTTTAATATGGACTTTCTGCAGCAACAGAAATCTGCCCATCCATATTGGCAATGCAGCCCATATCAAATGGAGCTTTGGGATAGCAAGGGGTAAAAATGATAAAATAGACAGCATACGTTTATGCAACTATGCATTTAAGGAAGCGGATGATCTAAAGGCGACAGCTGCCCTGGATCCCGAGCTGATGCTCCTGAAAGATCTGATATCAGCTCGGACAAAGCTGCTCAAACAAAGGTCTGGCATTAGCGTTTCGGTAAAAGAACTTGGTAATGTCAATGGTAAAGAACATCAGAAACTGATTGAAAAAGCACTTAAAAATGCAATTGAGGGTATAGCCAAATCAATCAAGAACCTCGAAGATCAGATCAAAAAAATCATTACAGGAAACCAGGATTTCAAGCAGAACTACAAATTATTGCTCAGTATCCCTGGGATAGGGCATGTTACAGCAGTATACCTGATTGGCTGCACGGGAAATTTTGCAGGGCGGCCCAGCGGAAAAGAACTGGCCTGTTATGCAGGGGTTGCTCCATTTGAACACAGCAGTGGTATAAGTATCAAAGGTAAATCCAAGGTACACCGGATGGCCAATAAAGAACTTAAAAGATTGCTGCATATGTGTGCATTATCTCTAATTCAACACAATCAGGAATTCAAGACATATTACAATAGAAAAAAGGATGAAGGGAAGCACAGCATGAGCATAATTAATGCCGTTAGAAACAAGATAGCATTAAGAGTTGCTGCAGTTATAAAAAATCAAGCTAGCTATAAAAATAATTATAATATAGCTGCTTAA
- a CDS encoding TonB-dependent receptor — protein sequence MKRSLFSYGGFVRVDWYLLQKMFLKRKILSVIFTSITLILLSFQLSAQEQTAVTGTVTDEKGETVVGASIKVKGTNTGVTTDGDGKFKIQVADKNATLIFIYVGYINQEVALAGRTQINVKLKPSNNDLSEVVVVGYNTQKKEAITGAISSISSKDLEKVHGGSTVSTGLAGKLPGVSFRMPDGRPGSSANIQIRNMGNPLYVIDGIQQDAGQFNNISPNDIETISVLKDASAAIYGSRAANGVILVTTKRGKNSTRNTFSVDAYTGWQNWVRFPETTDAYTWMLGKATADMNQNGVTNITQTELDKWKAGTEYGYQSQNWKDIIIAPNAPQTSVNLSASGGSDRVNYYFSATRLDQKGVYGTAREFDFNRTNIQSNIEAKITDRFKVGMLINGRIESRDQPGVPGGDDYWAARFALLRNRPTEQAYANGNPNYPNDIGHNTEQFAVQSKALSGYWKSDWRVLQTNLSASYETPIKGLEIKGLYSYYIADNVINGHEYTYNVYTYHPETGIYEEKVGSSNPYRERRNEKVYTNTYQLQANYNRTFGKHTVGGVLVAERLDRFRTYTFQHAVPQTNILPVLQFADMDGQDFADLQEEQARIGYVGRLNYNYDNKYYLELSGRRDASWKFAPDRRVGYFPSASIGWRITQEKFMKSLLGESNILNDLKLRASYGVLGDDDVDIDPFAYIPGYNYNQGSVILDGKNITTSRDKGPIINNLSWFKSKITDIGIDFSMFGSKLSGTADYFYRKRTGLKAIKNDVIVPIELGYPLNAENLESDAQFGGEFSLNYRDKIGEFNYNVGGNISISRKKLLERYKPRFGNSWENYRSNGTDRYADIFWGYEVTGQFQSIDEINNSKVNIDGKGNRSLLPGDLIYKDQNGDGIIDGLDERPIGYTTAGQPNIGFGFTIGGSYKNFDFTADFSGGAMYSWNQNWEQRWAFQNGGALLQNFADDSWHRTDPFNLNSPWVAGKYPAIRFNDRDHSNNNRNSTFWLHNVRYLRARTLEIGYTLPKRWAEKIKIQNARVYVNGYNLFSIDNLKDYGVDPEIADDNGLQYPQNKFFNIGLKLSL from the coding sequence ATGAAAAGAAGTTTATTCTCTTATGGCGGCTTTGTACGCGTGGATTGGTACTTGCTTCAAAAAATGTTTTTGAAACGCAAAATCCTCTCCGTTATTTTTACTTCCATCACCCTGATCTTACTTTCATTTCAGCTCAGTGCCCAGGAGCAAACGGCTGTTACCGGAACCGTAACCGACGAAAAAGGAGAAACGGTTGTTGGTGCCAGTATTAAAGTTAAAGGTACCAATACAGGCGTAACTACCGATGGCGATGGAAAATTCAAGATTCAGGTAGCTGATAAAAACGCCACACTGATCTTTATTTATGTGGGCTATATAAATCAGGAAGTTGCATTGGCTGGCCGTACGCAAATCAATGTTAAACTTAAACCATCTAATAACGATTTATCAGAGGTTGTTGTAGTGGGTTACAATACGCAGAAAAAGGAGGCCATTACAGGCGCCATTTCATCAATCAGCAGTAAAGACCTCGAAAAAGTGCATGGCGGTTCTACCGTGAGTACAGGGTTAGCAGGAAAGTTACCTGGTGTATCTTTCAGGATGCCTGATGGAAGACCAGGCTCGAGCGCCAATATTCAGATCCGTAACATGGGTAATCCGTTATACGTTATTGATGGAATTCAACAGGATGCAGGGCAATTTAATAACATTTCTCCAAACGATATCGAAACCATTAGTGTACTTAAAGATGCTTCGGCAGCTATTTATGGTAGCAGAGCCGCAAACGGTGTAATTTTGGTTACCACCAAAAGAGGCAAAAACAGTACCCGCAATACCTTTAGTGTTGATGCCTATACCGGTTGGCAAAACTGGGTACGTTTTCCGGAAACCACCGATGCTTATACGTGGATGTTAGGTAAAGCTACTGCAGACATGAACCAGAACGGCGTAACGAATATTACGCAGACCGAATTGGATAAATGGAAAGCAGGCACAGAATACGGCTATCAGAGTCAGAACTGGAAAGATATTATTATTGCGCCAAATGCACCACAAACATCAGTAAACTTAAGTGCTTCGGGTGGAAGTGACCGCGTAAACTATTACTTTTCTGCTACCCGTTTAGATCAGAAAGGCGTATATGGCACAGCGAGGGAATTCGATTTTAACCGGACCAATATCCAAAGTAATATCGAAGCTAAAATAACCGACCGCTTTAAAGTAGGTATGCTCATTAATGGCCGTATCGAAAGTCGCGATCAGCCAGGTGTACCAGGCGGAGATGATTACTGGGCTGCCCGTTTTGCTTTATTGAGAAACAGGCCTACTGAACAGGCTTATGCCAATGGCAATCCAAATTACCCGAACGATATCGGGCACAATACCGAGCAGTTTGCCGTGCAGAGTAAAGCGCTAAGCGGATATTGGAAATCAGACTGGAGAGTTTTACAGACCAATTTATCAGCCTCTTATGAAACACCAATCAAAGGTTTAGAAATAAAAGGTTTATATTCTTATTACATTGCTGATAATGTAATCAATGGGCATGAGTATACTTATAATGTATATACCTACCATCCGGAAACAGGCATTTATGAAGAAAAAGTAGGCAGTTCAAACCCTTACAGAGAGCGTAGAAACGAAAAAGTATACACCAATACCTATCAGCTTCAGGCCAATTATAACCGCACTTTTGGCAAACATACCGTTGGTGGAGTGTTGGTAGCTGAGCGTTTAGACCGTTTTAGAACCTACACCTTTCAACACGCTGTACCACAGACTAATATTTTACCTGTGCTGCAGTTTGCCGATATGGACGGGCAGGATTTTGCTGACCTACAGGAAGAGCAGGCGCGTATTGGTTATGTGGGCAGGTTAAACTACAACTACGACAATAAATATTACCTGGAGCTTTCTGGTCGTAGAGATGCTTCCTGGAAGTTTGCGCCAGATAGGCGCGTGGGTTATTTCCCTTCGGCATCAATTGGGTGGAGAATTACGCAAGAGAAATTTATGAAATCGCTTTTGGGTGAAAGCAATATCTTAAACGATTTGAAACTCCGTGCTTCTTATGGCGTATTGGGGGATGATGATGTGGATATCGATCCCTTTGCTTATATCCCAGGTTATAACTACAATCAGGGCAGCGTGATATTGGATGGGAAAAATATTACCACTTCAAGGGATAAAGGCCCTATTATTAATAACCTGAGTTGGTTTAAAAGCAAAATTACCGATATCGGTATTGATTTTTCCATGTTCGGCAGTAAACTTTCCGGAACAGCAGATTATTTTTATAGAAAACGCACTGGTTTAAAAGCCATTAAAAACGACGTAATTGTTCCAATTGAACTGGGATACCCGCTAAATGCTGAAAACCTGGAGAGCGATGCACAGTTTGGAGGTGAATTCTCTTTAAACTATAGAGATAAAATCGGTGAGTTTAACTACAATGTTGGTGGAAACATTTCCATTAGCAGAAAGAAACTTTTAGAAAGATATAAGCCACGTTTTGGCAACTCGTGGGAGAATTACAGAAGTAATGGTACCGATAGATATGCCGATATTTTTTGGGGTTACGAAGTAACCGGTCAGTTTCAAAGCATTGATGAGATTAATAACTCCAAGGTGAATATTGATGGAAAAGGTAACCGTTCTTTATTGCCTGGCGATTTAATCTACAAAGATCAGAATGGCGATGGGATTATTGATGGTTTAGATGAAAGACCAATAGGTTATACCACGGCAGGGCAACCAAATATAGGTTTTGGATTTACCATTGGTGGGTCTTATAAAAACTTCGATTTTACCGCCGATTTTTCTGGCGGTGCGATGTATTCATGGAACCAGAACTGGGAGCAGCGCTGGGCATTCCAGAACGGAGGCGCTTTGCTGCAGAATTTTGCTGATGACAGCTGGCACCGTACCGATCCTTTTAACCTCAACAGTCCCTGGGTGGCTGGCAAATATCCTGCAATCCGTTTTAACGATCGCGATCATAGTAATAATAACAGAAACTCGACTTTCTGGTTACACAATGTGAGATACCTGAGAGCGCGTACACTTGAAATTGGCTATACCTTGCCAAAAAGATGGGCAGAAAAAATCAAGATCCAGAATGCAAGGGTATATGTAAACGGGTACAACCTGTTTTCGATAGATAACCTGAAAGATTATGGTGTAGATCCTGAAATTGCAGACGATAATGGATTGCAATATCCACAAAACAAGTTTTTTAACATCGGCCTTAAATTATCGCTATAA
- a CDS encoding RagB/SusD family nutrient uptake outer membrane protein produces MKKYIYAFAAIACLSFAQSCKKDSEFLDKQPTSTLPIDAVWKDPNLVLTVVGDLYDRFPDFQRVESWWLFADFDEGFASASGDYFRHQNLEYGYDAWRYWDIGVYRLINDLNLFIKRGQEATALKAEDRDRFLAEARFIRAGVYFEMVKRMGGVPLITVPLAYDYSGDPSYLQYPRAKESEIYDFVIAESEAIKTILPDNATIQSRATKAAALAMESRAALYAGSIAKYSNAQLTLPGGEVGIPAAMANDYFTKALKAAKEIIDGGKYSLYKKNPNLSDNFAALFTDKGSNPEVIFAKDFKLKTNEVHGFTIDNQPRSSAEEAQGGRLNPSLNLVQSFEKLDNTYASLASVDGSGNPVYYTNVTDIFADRDARLAGTVILPGTQFKGKTVDIWAGYQLANGTIVTGDNFAQTKTNVLPGNPGSVQVVGGDGPVDGLEFSAQSGFYVRKYLDPATGSGQIGTRSDVWWIRYRYAEVLLNAAEAAFELGDAATAANYIKPVRDRAGLTTALTPAQITFDRIVHERKVEFAFEGHQLWDMKRWRLADKVWNGNNMSAADFTNASNIGSATRTSTQVFGLWPYKYYNPGNANHLKYIFKVIKPSRVTAAHRFRIGNYYSSIGQDVLNGNPKIIRNPNQ; encoded by the coding sequence ATGAAAAAATATATATACGCATTTGCTGCCATTGCATGTTTAAGTTTTGCGCAGTCATGTAAAAAAGATTCTGAGTTTTTAGATAAACAACCCACCAGTACCTTACCCATTGATGCGGTTTGGAAAGACCCTAACCTGGTGCTTACTGTGGTTGGTGATCTGTATGATCGTTTCCCTGATTTTCAGCGCGTCGAATCGTGGTGGTTATTTGCCGATTTTGATGAAGGTTTTGCCTCGGCAAGTGGAGATTATTTTCGCCACCAGAATTTAGAATATGGATATGATGCCTGGAGATATTGGGATATAGGTGTTTATAGACTGATAAACGACCTGAATCTGTTTATTAAACGTGGGCAGGAAGCTACTGCTTTAAAAGCCGAAGACCGTGACCGTTTTTTAGCTGAGGCACGTTTTATCAGGGCTGGTGTATATTTCGAGATGGTAAAAAGAATGGGCGGTGTTCCTCTGATTACTGTTCCCCTGGCGTACGATTATAGCGGAGATCCAAGTTACCTGCAATATCCAAGGGCAAAGGAATCAGAAATTTATGATTTTGTGATTGCTGAATCGGAAGCGATAAAAACTATACTTCCTGATAATGCAACCATACAGAGCAGGGCTACAAAAGCTGCGGCCCTGGCTATGGAATCGAGAGCTGCGCTTTATGCCGGTTCTATTGCAAAATATAGCAATGCCCAATTAACCCTTCCAGGAGGAGAGGTTGGCATTCCTGCAGCAATGGCCAATGATTATTTTACCAAAGCCTTAAAAGCGGCAAAAGAAATTATCGATGGCGGTAAATATTCGCTTTACAAAAAGAACCCAAACCTATCTGATAATTTTGCAGCCCTTTTTACTGATAAAGGCAGCAATCCGGAGGTAATATTTGCCAAAGATTTTAAATTGAAAACCAATGAAGTACATGGTTTTACAATCGATAACCAACCCCGCTCTTCTGCCGAGGAAGCACAGGGTGGAAGGTTAAACCCTTCGTTAAATCTGGTTCAGTCTTTCGAAAAACTAGACAATACCTATGCTTCTCTTGCCTCTGTTGATGGCAGTGGCAATCCGGTCTATTATACCAATGTTACCGATATTTTTGCAGATCGAGATGCGCGTTTGGCAGGCACGGTAATCCTTCCCGGAACACAGTTTAAAGGTAAAACAGTTGATATCTGGGCTGGCTACCAATTGGCTAACGGTACAATTGTAACCGGAGATAATTTTGCGCAGACTAAAACTAATGTACTTCCCGGTAACCCAGGTTCGGTGCAGGTAGTGGGTGGCGATGGTCCGGTTGATGGACTTGAATTCAGTGCACAATCGGGGTTTTATGTCCGCAAATATTTAGATCCGGCAACAGGTTCAGGCCAGATTGGTACCCGGAGCGATGTATGGTGGATTCGCTACCGTTATGCTGAAGTATTATTGAATGCTGCCGAAGCCGCTTTTGAACTCGGTGATGCAGCTACAGCAGCCAATTACATCAAACCGGTAAGAGACCGTGCCGGTTTAACCACAGCCTTAACACCTGCGCAGATCACTTTCGACCGTATCGTACATGAACGGAAAGTAGAATTTGCTTTTGAAGGCCATCAGCTTTGGGATATGAAACGTTGGAGACTGGCCGATAAAGTATGGAATGGCAACAATATGTCGGCTGCTGATTTTACCAATGCCAGCAATATCGGAAGCGCAACGCGCACCAGTACACAAGTGTTTGGTTTGTGGCCATATAAATACTATAACCCGGGTAATGCAAACCATTTAAAGTATATTTTTAAGGTGATTAAACCCAGTCGTGTTACTGCCGCACATCGTTTCCGTATTGGCAATTACTACTCTTCAATCGGACAGGATGTGCTTAATGGCAACCCGAAAATTATCAGAAACCCTAATCAATAA
- a CDS encoding DUF3823 domain-containing protein — MKNRFYFIIGAIIAVFFSSCKKDNYEAPAADFTGRIVYKGEAINVQQGQVNFELWQSGFGNYSALNVNVSQDGNYSAKLFDGNYKLVFSPNQGPFLWKKNAAGKQDTLAVNISGSKVMDIEVVPYYMIHGASLTAAAGKVNGFCKLEKIITDGNAKDIESVSLYINKTQFVDGGNNIAIQQLTGAALADLNNLNMSVNIPAIVPAQNYVFARIGVKIAGVDDLIFTPVTKINF; from the coding sequence ATGAAAAATAGATTTTATTTCATCATAGGGGCAATTATAGCCGTGTTTTTCTCCTCTTGTAAAAAGGATAATTACGAGGCACCTGCAGCCGATTTTACCGGAAGGATCGTATATAAGGGCGAAGCAATCAATGTTCAGCAAGGCCAGGTAAATTTCGAACTTTGGCAGTCAGGCTTTGGTAACTACTCTGCACTAAACGTAAATGTAAGTCAGGATGGAAATTATTCAGCTAAGTTATTTGATGGCAACTATAAATTGGTTTTCTCCCCAAACCAGGGCCCGTTTTTATGGAAAAAGAACGCGGCAGGTAAACAAGATACCCTAGCGGTAAATATTAGTGGTAGCAAGGTGATGGATATTGAAGTAGTGCCTTATTACATGATCCACGGTGCCAGCTTAACAGCCGCTGCTGGAAAAGTGAACGGATTCTGTAAACTGGAAAAAATTATCACTGATGGCAATGCAAAGGATATAGAAAGTGTATCACTGTATATCAATAAAACGCAGTTTGTTGATGGAGGCAATAATATTGCGATACAACAGCTTACCGGAGCAGCTCTTGCCGACCTGAATAACTTAAACATGAGTGTAAATATCCCTGCAATTGTACCTGCGCAAAATTATGTTTTTGCCAGGATAGGGGTTAAAATTGCAGGCGTAGACGACCTGATTTTTACGCCTGTAACTAAAATAAATTTTTAA
- a CDS encoding cellulase family glycosylhydrolase produces the protein MNLKNYALLAVLSFNISMGFAQKTKKSTEPAKVWTVEKANAWYKEHKWLTGANYIPSNAINQLEMWQADTFSPDLIDKELGWAEGIGFNTLRVFLFSKAWSQDPEGFKKRMDQFLTITQKHGIKPMFVFFDDCWNKTSAIGKQPEPKTGIHNSGWLQDPGDPAFKEEANFPELEKYVKDVLTHFAHDKRILLWDLYNEPGNSGKLEATIPLLTKTIGWTRSVNPDQPISIGLWSWGFEKLNEIQLANSDIVTYHNYEAPDWHQRTIDLLKASGRPLICTEYMARSRNSRFANILPMLKNENVGAINWGFAAGKTNTKYAWDTPLADGSDPIEWFHEIFQPDGTPYRLDEVNLIKKLNNK, from the coding sequence ATGAATTTAAAAAACTACGCGCTTCTTGCTGTACTGAGCTTTAACATCAGCATGGGCTTTGCGCAAAAAACAAAAAAAAGTACCGAGCCAGCAAAGGTTTGGACAGTAGAAAAAGCCAATGCCTGGTACAAAGAACATAAATGGTTAACAGGTGCAAACTACATTCCTTCCAATGCCATTAACCAGCTGGAAATGTGGCAGGCCGACACCTTCTCACCCGATCTGATTGATAAAGAGCTGGGTTGGGCCGAAGGAATTGGTTTTAACACGCTGCGCGTATTCTTGTTCAGTAAAGCCTGGAGCCAGGATCCCGAAGGTTTTAAAAAGAGAATGGATCAATTTTTAACCATTACCCAAAAACATGGTATTAAACCGATGTTTGTTTTTTTCGACGATTGCTGGAATAAAACTTCGGCCATTGGCAAACAGCCTGAACCAAAAACCGGTATTCACAATTCTGGCTGGCTGCAAGATCCTGGTGATCCTGCTTTTAAAGAAGAAGCAAATTTTCCTGAACTCGAAAAATATGTAAAAGACGTACTTACCCATTTTGCGCACGATAAAAGAATTTTACTTTGGGATTTGTACAATGAACCTGGAAATAGCGGAAAGTTAGAGGCCACGATACCCTTGTTAACCAAAACCATTGGCTGGACAAGGTCGGTTAATCCCGATCAGCCCATTTCGATCGGATTGTGGAGCTGGGGTTTCGAAAAGCTTAACGAAATACAGCTGGCTAACTCAGATATTGTAACCTACCATAACTATGAGGCACCAGATTGGCACCAAAGAACCATCGATCTGTTAAAAGCCAGCGGCCGGCCATTGATCTGTACCGAATACATGGCCCGATCGCGCAACAGTCGTTTTGCTAACATTTTGCCAATGCTAAAAAATGAGAATGTTGGCGCTATAAACTGGGGTTTTGCTGCAGGTAAAACCAATACTAAATATGCCTGGGATACGCCACTTGCTGATGGCTCTGATCCGATTGAGTGGTTCCACGAAATCTTTCAGCCCGATGGCACCCCGTACCGCCTGGATGAAGTTAACCTGATTAAAAAACTCAATAACAAATAA